From the genome of Rathayibacter sp. VKM Ac-2759, one region includes:
- a CDS encoding HNH endonuclease signature motif containing protein: MAVAAETRPAEAILDRVREGADEVGRLARNASLDHLASAEKLYEVYRQGLTIPLAFARGGLSSRESNDLVERSLRAELATGAGVSERELSRDLERAHLLVEDLPLTRALLAAARIRWRAGEVICSAAATLPKESLAEFDERAADLALSKTPTQLRRAVDRLRDQLHTEPLAERHAHAKEDRGVWLTPEIDGMATLSALLPAAAAVGVYNRLDRIARTLRERTDIDRSDSSDRSDRSDRDITRSDCGAGDERTLAQLRADAFTDLLCDGDIAGTTPIDGGTHAPPTFVPGVRAEVRLTLAVSTASGADDAPADLDGYGAIPATIARQLAGVAATFTRVLTDPDTGAVVSVGRTHRVPPPQMRLALQLRDQTCRFPGCTRQASTSEADHTIEWRHGGETSLENLASLCTAHHHVRHGDHWTYRLHPDGTTEWTTPTGRHVTTRPPALLPPVPLRPAFRDPGSREPGSREPGFPGSPPPGSPPVGAPPFGSPSLRPSLFGPPPEPPRSSATPFPF; the protein is encoded by the coding sequence ATGGCAGTTGCAGCTGAGACCCGACCCGCGGAGGCGATCCTCGACCGCGTCCGCGAGGGCGCCGACGAGGTCGGCCGCCTCGCCCGCAACGCCTCCCTCGACCACCTCGCGTCCGCCGAGAAGCTGTACGAGGTGTATCGGCAAGGCCTCACGATCCCGCTCGCGTTCGCCCGCGGCGGCCTGTCGAGTCGCGAGTCGAACGACCTCGTCGAACGCTCCCTCCGCGCCGAGCTCGCCACCGGCGCCGGAGTGTCCGAGCGGGAGCTCTCCCGCGACCTCGAACGCGCACACCTGCTGGTCGAGGACCTGCCGCTCACCCGAGCCCTGCTCGCGGCGGCCAGGATCCGCTGGCGGGCCGGCGAGGTGATCTGCTCCGCCGCCGCGACCCTGCCCAAGGAGTCCCTCGCCGAATTCGACGAGCGCGCCGCCGACCTCGCCCTGTCGAAAACCCCGACTCAGCTGCGACGCGCCGTCGACCGTCTCCGCGATCAACTCCACACCGAGCCCCTCGCCGAACGGCACGCGCATGCGAAGGAGGACCGCGGCGTCTGGCTCACGCCCGAGATCGACGGGATGGCCACACTCTCCGCCCTCCTCCCCGCTGCCGCCGCCGTCGGCGTCTACAACCGGCTCGACCGCATCGCGCGCACCCTCCGTGAGCGGACCGACATCGACCGCTCCGACAGCTCCGACCGCTCCGACCGCTCCGACCGCGACATCACCCGCAGCGACTGCGGCGCCGGCGACGAACGGACGCTCGCCCAGCTGCGCGCCGACGCCTTCACCGATCTCCTCTGCGACGGAGACATCGCCGGCACCACCCCGATCGACGGCGGCACCCACGCCCCGCCGACGTTCGTCCCCGGAGTGCGCGCCGAGGTGCGGCTGACGCTCGCCGTGAGCACCGCTTCCGGAGCAGACGACGCTCCCGCGGACCTCGACGGCTACGGAGCGATCCCCGCCACCATCGCCCGCCAACTCGCCGGAGTCGCCGCCACCTTCACCCGAGTCCTCACCGACCCCGACACCGGCGCCGTCGTCTCCGTCGGCCGCACCCACCGCGTCCCACCCCCGCAGATGCGCCTCGCCCTCCAGCTGCGCGACCAGACCTGCCGCTTCCCCGGCTGCACCCGCCAGGCCTCCACCAGCGAAGCCGATCACACGATCGAATGGCGCCACGGAGGCGAGACCTCCCTCGAGAACCTCGCGTCCCTCTGCACCGCCCACCACCACGTCCGCCACGGCGACCACTGGACCTACCGCCTCCACCCCGACGGCACCACGGAGTGGACCACTCCCACCGGACGCCACGTCACCACCCGACCACCCGCCCTGCTTCCGCCCGTTCCCCTCCGACCCGCGTTCCGCGACCCGGGATCACGCGAGCCCGGATCACGCGAACCCGGATTCCCCGGATCCCCGCCCCCCGGATCCCCGCCCGTCGGAGCCCCGCCCTTCGGATCCCCGTCTCTTCGACCCTCACTCTTCGGGCCCCCACCGGAGCCACCCCGTTCCTCCGCGACACCGTTCCCGTTCTGA
- a CDS encoding NtaA/DmoA family FMN-dependent monooxygenase (This protein belongs to a clade of FMN-dependent monooxygenases, within a broader family of flavin-dependent oxidoreductases, the luciferase-like monooxygenase (LMM) family, some of whose members use coenzyme F420 rather than FMN.) — translation MVTPFHLAWFTPFKTPAWKSPWAADTPTTWLNGDYYIDMARQLERAGFDFMMFEDSTLVSDTYGGTTENDLKHGLHSPKGDPVPLLPVLAQHTSKMGFIATMSTSFYPPFILARTMATMDHLTRGRVGWNIVTSSEDLAGQNYGLDHLLPHDERYAMAEEYVTVVKALWDSWEPGAIVADRETGVLADHTKVHPIHHEGKYFKVRGPLNMPAGPQGHPVLCQAGGSPAGRDFAAKHSNVLLSQPSGVDGMKEYRDDIRARAAAHGRNPDDVKVMYIIQPVLGETQADAEELARRRYELSQDQIETVLGIMSITTEVDFKQFDLDQPLPDDVTTNGHQSGLASFKKRAAGKTIREALMGQSSESVKLVGTPDSVAEQMEEVVDAVGGDGFLVRGEPVRTHSRRYIDEIASGLAPALRRRGLIRSSYDEPTFKANLAAF, via the coding sequence ATGGTCACCCCGTTCCATCTCGCCTGGTTCACCCCGTTCAAGACGCCCGCTTGGAAGAGCCCGTGGGCCGCCGACACCCCGACGACCTGGCTGAACGGCGACTACTACATCGACATGGCGCGCCAGCTCGAGCGAGCGGGCTTCGACTTCATGATGTTCGAGGACTCCACTCTCGTCTCCGACACCTACGGCGGCACCACCGAGAACGACCTGAAGCACGGTCTGCACTCGCCCAAGGGCGACCCGGTGCCGCTGCTGCCGGTGCTCGCGCAGCACACGTCCAAGATGGGCTTCATCGCGACGATGTCGACCAGCTTCTACCCGCCGTTCATCCTCGCCCGCACCATGGCGACCATGGACCACCTCACCCGCGGGCGGGTCGGCTGGAACATCGTCACCTCCTCCGAGGATCTCGCCGGCCAGAACTACGGGCTCGACCACCTGCTGCCGCACGACGAGCGCTACGCGATGGCCGAGGAGTACGTCACCGTCGTGAAGGCGCTCTGGGACTCGTGGGAGCCGGGCGCGATCGTCGCCGACCGCGAGACGGGCGTGCTCGCCGATCACACGAAGGTGCATCCCATCCACCACGAGGGGAAGTACTTCAAGGTCCGCGGCCCGCTCAACATGCCCGCCGGGCCGCAGGGGCACCCCGTGCTCTGCCAGGCGGGCGGTTCTCCCGCCGGCCGCGACTTCGCCGCGAAGCACTCGAACGTGCTGCTCTCGCAGCCGAGCGGAGTGGACGGGATGAAGGAGTACCGCGACGACATCCGCGCCCGTGCCGCCGCTCACGGCCGGAACCCCGACGACGTGAAGGTGATGTACATCATCCAGCCGGTGCTCGGCGAGACGCAGGCCGACGCCGAGGAGCTCGCGCGCCGCCGCTACGAGCTCAGCCAGGACCAGATCGAGACGGTCCTCGGCATCATGTCGATCACGACCGAGGTCGACTTCAAGCAGTTCGACCTCGATCAGCCGCTGCCCGACGACGTCACGACGAACGGGCACCAGTCGGGGCTCGCGTCGTTCAAGAAGCGGGCCGCGGGTAAGACGATCCGCGAGGCGCTGATGGGCCAGTCGTCCGAGTCGGTGAAGCTCGTCGGCACGCCGGACTCGGTGGCCGAGCAGATGGAGGAGGTCGTGGACGCCGTCGGAGGCGACGGCTTCCTCGTCCGCGGCGAGCCGGTGCGCACGCACTCGCGCCGCTACATCGACGAGATCGCGAGCGGTCTGGCCCCGGCTCTGCGCCGCCGCGGCCTGATCCGCTCCTCCTACGACGAGCCCACCTTCAAGGCGAACCTGGCGGCGTTCTGA
- a CDS encoding NtaA/DmoA family FMN-dependent monooxygenase (This protein belongs to a clade of FMN-dependent monooxygenases, within a broader family of flavin-dependent oxidoreductases, the luciferase-like monooxygenase (LMM) family, some of whose members use coenzyme F420 rather than FMN.): MSGVAPFHLGWFLNGTSVPAWGQEFSGAIGTQWQQAEIFVDLARAMERARFDYVLIEDNTFVGDRYGDSMELYLKHAFQTPRQDPMVTATLLAQATERLGIIATAGTFAYHPYMLARLTASIDQISRGRMGVNVVTGTSDRALQNYGFDGMDEHDSRYDVAEDFLKAALALWDTWEPDSVVADPDTGYWADHTKVRRADYRGSHYSTRGPLNTGPLPQGRPVISQAGGSPRGIAFAAQYADTIVAIHATAEGMKAYRDKVRQAALSFGRDPDDIKVLFGVGPIVGSTEAEAEERVRLRRDDIAENIEVHLAAMAKSTDIDFAQVPLDVPLGSLELQTNGTQQLSDFVARNATRTLREAVVSRGVGNGPVIAGTPESVADQLEEMMRVAGGDGFLISTSGVTRRFIAEICDGLVPELQRRGLTRREYSFDQLRDNLLEF; the protein is encoded by the coding sequence ATGTCCGGGGTCGCTCCGTTCCACCTCGGCTGGTTCCTCAACGGCACGTCGGTGCCCGCGTGGGGCCAGGAGTTCTCGGGCGCCATCGGCACGCAGTGGCAGCAGGCCGAGATCTTCGTCGACCTCGCGCGGGCGATGGAGCGGGCGCGCTTCGACTACGTGCTGATCGAGGACAACACCTTCGTGGGCGACCGCTACGGCGACTCGATGGAGCTCTACCTCAAGCACGCGTTCCAGACGCCGCGACAGGATCCGATGGTCACCGCGACCCTCCTCGCGCAGGCGACGGAGCGGCTCGGGATCATCGCGACGGCGGGCACCTTCGCCTACCACCCGTACATGCTGGCGCGTCTCACCGCGTCGATCGACCAGATCTCGCGGGGCCGGATGGGCGTGAACGTCGTCACCGGCACCTCCGACCGCGCGCTGCAGAACTACGGCTTCGACGGCATGGACGAGCACGACTCGCGCTACGACGTGGCCGAGGACTTCCTGAAGGCGGCCCTCGCCCTCTGGGACACCTGGGAGCCCGACTCCGTGGTCGCCGACCCGGACACGGGCTACTGGGCCGACCACACGAAGGTGCGGCGGGCCGACTACCGCGGCAGCCACTACTCCACCCGCGGGCCGCTCAACACGGGCCCGCTGCCGCAGGGCCGCCCGGTGATCTCGCAGGCCGGAGGCTCGCCCCGCGGTATCGCGTTCGCCGCGCAGTACGCCGACACCATCGTCGCCATCCACGCGACGGCCGAGGGGATGAAGGCCTACCGCGACAAGGTCCGCCAGGCGGCGCTCTCGTTCGGCCGCGACCCCGACGACATCAAGGTGCTCTTCGGAGTCGGTCCGATCGTCGGCTCGACCGAGGCGGAGGCCGAGGAGCGCGTGCGCCTGCGCCGCGACGACATCGCCGAGAACATCGAGGTGCATCTGGCCGCGATGGCGAAGTCGACCGACATCGACTTCGCACAGGTCCCGCTCGACGTGCCGCTCGGCTCGCTCGAGCTCCAGACGAACGGCACGCAGCAGCTCAGCGACTTCGTCGCGCGCAACGCGACCAGGACGCTGCGGGAGGCGGTGGTCTCGCGCGGAGTCGGCAACGGCCCGGTCATCGCCGGCACACCCGAGTCGGTGGCCGATCAGCTCGAGGAGATGATGCGGGTCGCCGGCGGCGACGGATTCCTGATCTCGACGAGCGGCGTCACCCGCCGCTTCATCGCCGAGATCTGCGACGGCCTGGTGCCCGAGCTGCAGCGCCGCGGACTCACGCGCCGCGAGTACTCGTTCGACCAGCTGCGCGACAACCTGCTCGAGTTCTAG
- a CDS encoding alpha/beta hydrolase, protein MRGYVDTDWGQLHYRRSGSGDPALVLLHESPRTSAVYEPVLEALGAHTTTIAFDTPGFGQSDSAPADQPLAEYARILVQALDALGVDRFVPVGMKTGSSLATALAVSLLGTGRVERAVLYALEEPDEESTEYWAANWAPELPVTADGAVLQYLWQKNIGLYGTDDPRALLGCVADTLGNLERYNSIYPAVFRGRTKTWADNLALVEAGVELTVLRPPWARMTLDIPIEFTDIPGTRVVEMPVSGQFPARAPREFTAAVLAGAGLGS, encoded by the coding sequence ATGCGCGGATACGTCGACACCGACTGGGGTCAGCTGCACTACCGGAGGAGCGGCTCGGGCGACCCGGCGCTCGTGCTGCTGCACGAGTCGCCCCGCACCTCGGCCGTCTACGAGCCGGTGCTGGAGGCGCTCGGCGCGCACACGACGACGATCGCCTTCGACACCCCCGGCTTCGGGCAGAGCGACTCGGCGCCCGCCGATCAGCCGCTCGCCGAGTACGCGCGCATCCTGGTCCAGGCGCTCGACGCGCTCGGGGTCGACCGGTTCGTGCCGGTCGGGATGAAGACCGGCAGCTCGCTCGCGACCGCCCTGGCCGTCTCGCTCCTGGGCACCGGCCGCGTGGAGCGCGCCGTGCTCTACGCCCTCGAGGAGCCCGACGAGGAGTCGACCGAGTACTGGGCCGCGAACTGGGCGCCGGAGCTGCCGGTCACGGCCGACGGCGCGGTGCTGCAGTACCTGTGGCAGAAGAACATCGGCCTCTACGGCACCGACGATCCGCGCGCGCTGCTCGGCTGCGTCGCCGACACGCTCGGCAATCTCGAGCGCTACAACTCGATCTACCCCGCGGTGTTCCGGGGCCGGACGAAGACCTGGGCCGACAACCTCGCGCTGGTCGAGGCGGGAGTGGAGCTGACCGTGCTGCGCCCGCCGTGGGCGCGGATGACGCTCGACATCCCGATCGAGTTCACCGACATACCCGGCACCCGCGTCGTCGAGATGCCGGTGAGCGGCCAGTTCCCGGCGAGGGCTCCTCGCGAGTTCACCGCGGCGGTCCTCGCCGGCGCCGGCCTGGGGTCGTGA
- a CDS encoding MFS transporter, whose protein sequence is MTSGVATAATTALPRDVRAPLSGLMIAQFVAGLSATIVATSIPTVMRSLEGAAGLSTWLVAATILGNTATTPLWGRLADLVAPKRILQSAIAVFVAGSVLAALAPSTAVLLTARAVQGIGLGGTAAVSMAAVALLVPLRERGRVNGSLQALQTSATILGPIVGGLVVQSLGWRWCFVVALPLALASFAVLTATLHVRLPVTARGGRTDYAGALLIATGVPSALIALTLLGEGSFGTALLAFAAFGALALIALVIVELRVAAPIIPLRLLGGRVTLVCTVAALLLGSTLFGGSVFVTQYLQIGLGIDPAPAGLLLAPLAVGAVAASWFAGRRITRTGRLKGVLLLAASAMLLGNALLALAPLAPLPLALGGALLLAAGLGMTLQNLVLAAQTVAPLGRTGSVSAAVVFFFTLGGTAGLVGYGAALSARLSVLTRAGASEAEAYALGLPLVFALSAAAAGVALGALLLLPRVRLRDLR, encoded by the coding sequence GTGACCTCGGGCGTCGCCACCGCGGCGACGACGGCCCTGCCGCGCGACGTGCGCGCGCCGCTCTCGGGCCTGATGATCGCCCAGTTCGTCGCCGGGCTCTCGGCGACGATCGTGGCGACCAGCATCCCCACCGTGATGCGCTCGCTCGAGGGCGCCGCGGGCCTGTCGACCTGGCTGGTGGCCGCGACGATCCTCGGCAACACGGCGACGACTCCGCTGTGGGGCCGCCTCGCCGACCTGGTCGCGCCGAAACGGATCCTGCAGAGCGCGATCGCCGTGTTCGTCGCCGGCTCGGTGCTCGCCGCGCTCGCCCCCTCCACCGCCGTGCTGCTGACCGCCCGCGCCGTGCAGGGCATCGGTCTGGGAGGCACCGCCGCCGTGTCGATGGCCGCGGTGGCGCTGCTCGTGCCGCTGCGCGAGCGCGGCCGGGTCAACGGATCGCTGCAGGCGCTGCAGACCTCGGCGACGATCCTCGGCCCCATCGTCGGCGGCCTCGTCGTGCAGTCGCTCGGCTGGCGCTGGTGCTTCGTGGTGGCGCTGCCGCTCGCGCTCGCGTCGTTCGCCGTGCTGACCGCGACGCTGCACGTGCGCCTCCCGGTCACCGCGCGCGGCGGACGGACCGACTACGCCGGAGCGCTGCTGATCGCGACCGGCGTCCCCTCGGCGCTGATCGCCCTGACCCTGCTCGGCGAGGGCTCGTTCGGCACGGCCCTCCTCGCCTTCGCCGCGTTCGGCGCGCTCGCCCTGATCGCCCTCGTGATCGTCGAGCTGAGGGTGGCCGCTCCGATCATCCCGCTCCGGCTGCTCGGCGGCCGGGTGACGCTGGTCTGCACCGTCGCCGCCCTGCTCCTCGGCTCGACGCTGTTCGGAGGCTCGGTGTTCGTCACGCAGTACCTGCAGATCGGGCTCGGCATCGACCCCGCGCCGGCGGGCCTCCTGCTCGCGCCGCTGGCGGTCGGCGCGGTCGCCGCCTCCTGGTTCGCGGGCCGCCGCATCACGCGCACCGGCCGCCTGAAGGGCGTGCTGCTGCTCGCGGCGTCGGCGATGCTCCTCGGCAATGCGCTGCTCGCCCTGGCGCCGCTGGCCCCTCTGCCGTTGGCACTCGGCGGCGCGCTCCTGCTGGCCGCCGGCCTCGGCATGACCCTGCAGAACCTGGTGCTCGCCGCGCAGACGGTCGCGCCCCTCGGCCGCACGGGCTCGGTCAGCGCGGCCGTCGTGTTCTTCTTCACCCTCGGAGGCACCGCCGGCCTGGTCGGCTACGGCGCGGCGCTCTCGGCCCGTCTCTCGGTGCTGACGCGGGCGGGTGCCTCGGAGGCGGAGGCGTACGCCCTCGGGCTGCCGCTGGTGTTCGCGCTGTCCGCGGCCGCCGCGGGGGTGGCGCTGGGGGCGCTGCTGCTGCTGCCGCGGGTGCGGCTGCGCGACCTGCGCTGA
- a CDS encoding DNA alkylation repair protein, producing the protein MPFADQLIDSRTADDLAAAIALVHTSTAELDAAGARLAGLALRERADLLRDALLADVPGSYAELARVVRAARSATFRGWLIWPVTAAVATRAVEDPDDTAFDDALALLAELTGLLTSEFAIRILLRHDLDRALATIATWTASGDEHVRRLASEGTRPYLPWSVRVPALTGRPGATVPILDGLYRDESEYVRRSVANHLNDLSRDAPALVTETAARWLADPDENTARLVRHALRTLVKRGDPAALALLGFPSAADSLEIDGPHLDRAVVAMGGAVEFRASIRNIGSEALRLAVDYVVHHRKSNGGQTSKTFKLTTATVRPGDVLEVRRAHSFRAITTRRYYAGPHAIALQINGVETERAVFDLVAE; encoded by the coding sequence GTGCCCTTCGCCGATCAGCTGATCGACTCCCGTACCGCCGATGATCTCGCCGCGGCGATCGCGCTCGTGCACACCAGCACTGCGGAACTCGATGCGGCCGGCGCGCGCCTCGCCGGGCTCGCGCTGCGCGAGCGGGCGGACCTGCTTCGGGATGCGCTGCTCGCCGACGTCCCCGGGAGCTACGCGGAGCTGGCGCGGGTGGTCCGCGCGGCACGCTCGGCGACGTTCCGCGGCTGGCTGATCTGGCCCGTCACCGCCGCGGTGGCGACCAGGGCGGTGGAGGATCCCGACGACACCGCCTTCGACGACGCCCTCGCCCTCCTCGCCGAGCTGACCGGTCTCCTGACCTCCGAGTTCGCGATCCGGATCCTCCTCCGCCACGACCTCGATCGTGCGCTCGCGACGATCGCGACCTGGACGGCGTCGGGCGACGAGCACGTGCGCCGTCTCGCCTCCGAGGGCACGCGCCCGTACCTGCCGTGGTCGGTGCGCGTCCCCGCGCTGACGGGGCGCCCCGGTGCGACCGTGCCGATCCTCGACGGCCTCTACCGCGACGAGTCCGAGTACGTCCGCCGCTCGGTCGCCAACCACCTCAACGACCTCAGCCGCGACGCCCCCGCTCTCGTCACCGAGACCGCTGCGCGCTGGCTCGCCGACCCCGACGAGAACACGGCCCGCCTCGTGCGCCACGCCCTGCGCACCCTCGTCAAGCGCGGCGATCCCGCGGCGCTCGCGCTGCTGGGCTTCCCCTCCGCGGCCGACTCCCTCGAGATCGACGGACCGCACCTCGACCGCGCCGTCGTCGCGATGGGCGGGGCCGTCGAGTTCCGCGCGAGCATCCGCAACATCGGAAGCGAAGCTCTGCGCCTGGCCGTCGACTACGTCGTGCACCACCGCAAGTCGAATGGCGGCCAGACCTCGAAGACCTTCAAGCTGACGACCGCCACCGTCCGGCCGGGCGACGTGCTGGAGGTGCGGCGCGCGCACTCGTTCCGGGCGATCACCACGCGGCGCTACTACGCCGGCCCGCACGCGATCGCGCTGCAGATCAACGGCGTCGAGACCGAGCGCGCGGTGTTCGACCTCGTGGCGGAGTGA
- a CDS encoding flavin reductase family protein produces the protein MSLETYSPDPQLLRQAFSHFPSGVAAFAAEVDGRLEGMVASSFSVGVSMDPPLVMFAIQNSSTTWPVLRSAGRIGVSVMGAGHDGAARQLASRNKAGRFEGLEIERSEAGAVFVHGSPLWLECSIFQEIPAGDHHVVLLEVTALHNDATIEPLVFHGSAFRHLRSVA, from the coding sequence ATGAGTCTCGAGACCTACTCGCCCGATCCGCAGCTGCTCCGCCAGGCCTTCTCGCACTTCCCGTCCGGAGTCGCCGCCTTCGCCGCCGAGGTCGACGGGCGGCTCGAGGGGATGGTCGCCTCCTCCTTCTCGGTCGGCGTCTCGATGGATCCGCCCCTGGTGATGTTCGCCATCCAGAACTCGTCGACCACCTGGCCCGTGCTGCGCTCGGCCGGCCGGATCGGGGTCTCGGTGATGGGGGCCGGGCACGACGGCGCGGCGCGGCAGCTCGCCTCCCGCAACAAGGCGGGGCGCTTCGAGGGTCTCGAGATCGAGCGGAGCGAGGCGGGCGCGGTCTTCGTGCACGGCTCGCCGCTGTGGCTCGAGTGCTCGATCTTCCAGGAGATCCCGGCCGGCGACCACCACGTGGTGCTGCTCGAGGTCACCGCCCTGCACAACGACGCGACGATCGAGCCGCTCGTCTTCCACGGCTCGGCCTTCCGCCACCTGCGCTCGGTGGCCTGA
- a CDS encoding ABC transporter permease: MRTVVRFLGWRAVRAILTLLAVLTFAFVLARMTGDPVRLMLPDQATAQDVAEVRQALGLDRPLIVQYGAFLADILRGDLGDSIRQGQPALALVLDRLPATLELAITSFVIGFVLATTLAVLAEVTGDRRLRTVMLWAATLRQAVPPYLFGILMILVFSVGLGLLPALGRTSYASYVIPVITIATFEVALYLRLFNASFDETRSLDFVRTARAKGVSNGRIVIRHLLPNALLPIITVAGINLGVLVGGLVVLETVFNWPGLGRLIVQGVTQRDYPIVQAGVVVIALLFIVINLVVDLLYAVLDPRVRLS, encoded by the coding sequence GTGAGGACCGTGGTCCGGTTCCTCGGCTGGCGCGCCGTCAGGGCGATCCTGACGCTGCTCGCCGTGCTCACCTTCGCGTTCGTGCTCGCCCGGATGACCGGCGACCCGGTGCGCCTGATGCTGCCCGACCAGGCGACCGCCCAGGACGTCGCCGAGGTGCGCCAGGCGCTCGGCCTCGACCGGCCGCTGATCGTGCAGTACGGCGCGTTCCTCGCCGACATCCTCCGCGGCGACCTCGGCGACTCCATCCGCCAGGGCCAGCCGGCGCTCGCGCTGGTGCTCGACCGGCTCCCCGCGACGCTCGAGCTCGCGATCACCTCGTTCGTGATCGGCTTCGTCCTGGCCACGACCCTGGCGGTCCTCGCCGAGGTGACCGGCGATCGCCGCCTCCGCACCGTGATGCTCTGGGCCGCCACCCTGCGGCAGGCGGTCCCGCCGTACCTGTTCGGGATCCTGATGATCCTGGTCTTCTCGGTCGGGCTCGGCCTCCTCCCCGCGCTCGGCCGCACCTCCTACGCGAGCTACGTGATCCCGGTGATCACGATCGCGACGTTCGAGGTGGCGCTCTACCTCCGGCTCTTCAACGCCTCGTTCGACGAGACCCGGTCGCTCGACTTCGTGCGCACCGCCCGCGCCAAGGGCGTCTCGAACGGGCGGATCGTCATCCGCCACCTGCTGCCGAACGCGCTGCTGCCGATCATCACGGTGGCGGGCATCAACCTCGGCGTGCTCGTCGGCGGCCTGGTGGTGCTCGAGACGGTCTTCAACTGGCCCGGCCTCGGGCGGCTGATCGTGCAGGGCGTCACCCAGCGCGACTACCCGATCGTGCAGGCCGGGGTCGTCGTCATCGCCCTGCTCTTCATCGTGATCAACCTGGTCGTCGATCTGCTCTACGCGGTCCTCGATCCGAGAGTGAGGCTGTCGTGA
- a CDS encoding ABC transporter permease, whose protein sequence is MTTETIRTRTRWQLAAARLPGPSVAVAVVMLAIVALVVVVVPFLPGFDPYSQDLAGSRAAAFTDPAHLLGTDALGRDTLSRLAVATRVSLLVAFGAVAISALVGLTIGLIAGWRRGRLDSVLMAVGDVQLAIPVVLLLIVLVAALGSSPLLLVTLLGLTNWVGYGRVTRSLAVSLRERDFVSAVTAAGGGGWWIVRKHLLPNVLPQVLILAAFEIGVVITIESSLSFLGLGIQPPTPSLGLMINEGQKYLQTDPALTLLPALMILFVIGGVQFVSQGARPRP, encoded by the coding sequence GTGACCACCGAGACGATCAGGACGCGCACCCGCTGGCAGCTCGCGGCCGCACGCCTGCCCGGCCCGTCGGTGGCCGTCGCGGTCGTGATGCTCGCGATCGTCGCGCTGGTCGTGGTCGTCGTGCCCTTCCTCCCGGGCTTCGACCCGTACTCGCAGGATCTGGCGGGGAGTCGCGCGGCCGCGTTCACCGACCCGGCGCACCTGCTCGGCACCGACGCGCTCGGGCGCGACACGCTGAGCCGGCTCGCGGTCGCCACCCGGGTGTCGCTCCTCGTGGCGTTCGGCGCCGTCGCGATCAGCGCGCTCGTCGGGCTGACGATCGGGCTGATCGCCGGCTGGCGGCGCGGCCGCCTCGACAGCGTGCTGATGGCGGTGGGCGACGTGCAGCTGGCGATCCCGGTCGTGCTCCTGCTGATCGTGCTCGTGGCGGCGCTCGGCTCGAGCCCGCTGCTGCTGGTGACGCTGCTCGGCCTGACCAACTGGGTCGGCTACGGCCGGGTCACCCGCTCGCTCGCGGTGTCGCTTCGCGAGCGCGACTTCGTCAGCGCCGTCACGGCCGCGGGGGGCGGGGGCTGGTGGATCGTCCGCAAGCACCTGCTGCCCAACGTGCTCCCCCAGGTGCTGATCCTCGCCGCGTTCGAGATCGGAGTGGTCATCACCATCGAGTCGTCGCTGAGCTTCCTCGGCCTCGGCATCCAGCCGCCCACTCCGAGCCTCGGTCTGATGATCAACGAGGGCCAGAAGTACCTCCAGACCGATCCCGCGCTCACCCTCCTGCCCGCGCTGATGATCCTGTTCGTCATCGGAGGCGTCCAGTTCGTCTCGCAGGGCGCCCGCCCGCGCCCGTGA